A window from Vulpes vulpes isolate BD-2025 chromosome 9, VulVul3, whole genome shotgun sequence encodes these proteins:
- the TINCR gene encoding TINCR ubiquitin domain containing: MEGLRRGLSRWKRYHIKVHLADEALLLPLTVRPRDTLSDLRAQLVGQGVSSWKRTFYYNARRLDDHQTVRDVRLQDGSVLLLVSDPR; the protein is encoded by the exons ATGGAGGGGCTGCGGCGGGGCCTGTCGCGCTGGAAGCGCTACCACATCAAGGTGCACCTGGCGGACGAGGCGCTGCTGCTGCCGCTCACCGTGCGGCCGCGGGACACGCTCAGCGACCTGCGCGCGCAGCTCGTGGGCCAGGGCGTGAGCTCCTGGAAGCGCACCTTCTACTACAACGCGCGGCGGCTGGACGACCACCAGACGGTGCGCGACGTGCGCCTGCAGGACGGCTCGGTGCTGCTGCTGGTCAGCGACCCCAG GTAG